In Melioribacteraceae bacterium, the DNA window ATCTTACTTTTAATATCCTCGATATTCGGCTGCCATCCGTTGCTCTCGTCCAGGTAATAAGGATTTTCATACATCATTAACTTGCTCTGGATTGCAGTATAAAGCGGATAACCCGGAGTAGGAGTTAAAACATTTTCACCGTCGTTTACAAGAGCGGTAAGACAGATATCAATAGCTTCACTCGCGCCGGTAGTAACAAAAATATCCTGAACATTATTAATTCCTTTTTTATCGGCTTCAGTTTCAATTGCTTTAACGGCTTCTTTAATTCCGGAAGAAGGTGCGTATCCGTTCAGATTTTTAAGCATTGCTTTATGAGTTTCTTCAATCAGATGTTTCGGCGGCTGCCAGTCGAAAAGATTCGGATCGCCGATATTCAAATAGAGCATTTCCCTGCCGCTCTTGGCTACTTCGTTGGCTAAAACAACAATATCCCTAACGGCATAAGTAACATTTTCGGTTCTAATTGCAGGTTTAATTTTAAAATTTGTCATCATAACTCCGTAATCAATAAAAAAAATAGTTGCCCGGAAAAATTAGTCTATTTGTTTACTAACTTCAATTTAGAAAGCAGGGACAACATTTTGTTTTAATTACACAGAAATATTTACTTCAGATTATGAGGATTTTTTTTCGTCCGGGAAAATCGGCAGTAAGAATTACATTTATATTATTAAACTCATAATAATTTTTTGAAATAAAATTTGAATAGGGTTAAAAATAATCTTTCGTAAAATCCGGTTTAGAATATGAGGGTCCACATTACATAATCAATAATGAGGATCATTGCAGAGCTTAGTACGAATGAACGGATGGTAGAAATCCCAACTCCCTCGGCTCCCCCTTCGGTTTTGAATCCGATATGACAACCAAGCAATGCGGTAACGCCCCCGAAAATCATCCCTTTTATAAGACCGAAAATTAGATCGCTGAATTCAAAATATCTTCTAACCGATTCGAAGAAGACGTTGTATGAAACGCCGAGAAACAAATTGGAAATAAAATAGGCCCCTATTACTGCAATTGCGTTAGCAAAAACCACCAATACAGGCATCATAGTAACCGCCGCAAAGAACCTCGGAGTAGCTAAAAACCGGACCGGACTAATACCCATTGTATCAAGAGCGTCGATCTGCTCGGTTACTTTCATCGAACCGATTTCCGCGGCAATTGAAGCGCCGACCCTTCCGGCAATAACTATAGCAGTTAGAACGGGTCCAAGTTCTGTAATAATTGCCCTGCTAGTAGCGGTTCCAAGAAATGAAAGAGGTGCAATTCCTTTCAACTGATAAGCAGCCTGCCATGCCGCAACAGCTCCGGTAAAAACAGCTATTATCATTACAAGCGGTATCGAATTAACGCCGATATGTTCCATCTGATAAATAAAATTTTTTCTGTTCTTAAATAACGACGGCGCAAAACGGTTTATTTCAGCAAGCAGCTTAAAAACCTGACCGCACTCCTGAAAAAAATCGAGTGTTTTTCTGCCCAGTATTGATAATAGTCCGATCAATATTCAGAGTCCATAAAATTCGAATATTAAACTAAGAAAGTTGTTTTACTTTGGAAACAAAATCTTTTTGATCCTTAGCTTCGCACAAATTATTGATGAGTCCTGGATCAGCGAATTTCTTTGCTATCTCCGAGAGTAATTGAAGCTGAATCTCCGGCTTTTCTTTCGGGGTGAGAAGGAGAATAATTAGTTTGGCAGGAAGTTTATCAAGAGAGTCCCATTCAATTCCCCTCCTGCTTATTCCAACTGCGACTATTGATTCGTTTAATACGATCCTTGCATGAGGAAGAGCCAGATAATTTACCAATCCGGTGGACATGGATTCCTCTCTTCTAATCACCTCGTTATAAAGGATTTGAAAATCAATTTTATTGCCGGATGATACAATCCTGCACAATTCTGTTATCATCTCATTTTTTGATTCAGCATCAGAGAAGATGATATTGTTAGTTTTTAAATAGGAAAGGAATCCGGATTTTTCTTTTCCTTTCTTTATGAAATAGCTCATAATCGGCGCACTTGAGATTGATGTTACCAGAGCCATTATTACGAGTGCAACAAATACTTTCTCATCTATTAGTCCGGCCTGAAATGCGATTGTTCCAAGAACTATTTCAATAGCACCGTGGGAATTTAGACCGAATCCGATTGTGAGTGAGTCGTATTTATTAAATCCGCTTAAATGTGCACCGAGCGTTGACCCTGATACTTTTCCAATGAAAGAGAGGAGAATAAAAATTGAAACTAAGGAAAGGTCAAAATTATCGATAAAATTTATTCTTAATCCGATCGATACAAAAAAGAGAGGGGCAAAAATGTTCGTCACAAATTGATTAATAATCTCCCTGGTACCCTCTTTAAGATTTGCAGAATCGCCAATTGCAATTCCAACAATAAATGCACCGAATATTGCATGAATACCAATATACTCAGTAAATGCAGCACCGATAAATCCGGCAATTAATATAAAATTGAGTACGCCGCCAGGGAATGAGGTATATTTTTCGAGAAGCGGAAGCAAATAATGGATTAATTTTCTCAGAATAATCAGAAGTACAAAAACAAAAATTACGATTGTGATTATCAATGATTTGAATTCAAGCCCGTGCCCGGATCCAACACCCATCATTCCAAGAAGAATGGAGAAAATAATCCAGCCGATAAGGTCGTTGATCATCGCGGAAGTAATAATTGAGAAACCGATCTCAGTTTTAAAAATATTAAGGTCCATTAAGGTACGGGCAACAACCGGAAGCGCCGTAATTGATAATGCTGTTCCGATGAAAAGTGCATAAACCAGACGCATTTTCAGTTCTGAGATACCGAGCTCTTCGGGGAAATAATAAGCAGCAACAAATCCCAATGAGAATGGAAAAAGAACACCAAGAAAACTAATTGTTGCGGCAGACCTGCTCTGTCTTATTACAAGCGTTAGATCAATCTCCAGACCGGATACCAGCATCAGCATTACAACACCAAGCAGTGTAATTCCGCTCAAAGCAATAGTAACTGTATCTGATTGATTAAAAAGCTTATTGAAAGTTTCCGGGAAAAAAGTACCTAGAATTGTAGGCCCGAGAATTATTCCGGCAATTATTTCACCCATGACAACAGGTTGTTTAAAATAGCGCAGGAGTTCGCCGAATCCCCTCGCGAATAGTAGTATTACGCTCAAACTTATTAAGAATACAGTTGTTTCGGCTATACTCAATTAATTCCTCTTACTCGCGTACTATTAATAATGAACAGGGCAGCTGACTAAGTACGAATTCTAGATCATGCTGAAATAACTTATCAAAAAATTTAAGTTTCTTAGGAGGTGAAGGGACAACGAAAAGGTCGCTTCCGTTATTCTTTGCAAAGTTTCTGGCTTCCCAGCCCTGTTTTCCGAATAGGGCAACTGTAGAGTAGTTAATTCCGGTTAAATTAAGTTCTTTGGCAAACAGTTTTAATTTTTCCTCCTCCTCTTTCTGCCAGATCAGTTTCCTCTTTTCGTTGTCGCTTGTTGAACCCGTATCATATACCGTGATTGCAAGACCTGGAACTTCAAATTCTTTTACAAGAATAAACTCTTCGGCCTTTTCAAGCCTGGCAAATTCGTAAGATTTTTTTATTGTGGTTTCACCGATGGATGAGAAATCAACCGAGACACAGAATTTTTTAAATGGTCTGGATTCCCTAATGGGACTTGTAATTATAAGTACAGAACAATTTGCTTCCCTCATAATCGTACGCGCAACCGAACCAAGGTAGTATTTGATAACGCTCTCCTTTTCAAGTGCTCCGGCAATCAGTAAGTCGATATTATTTTCAGATGCAGCTCTTAAAATTGCTTTGGCCGGTTCACCTTCCTGCCATATCATGTGAAATGATTCTTGAGTAAGTCCAGAATTCTCAATAAGGTAATTCATTTGAGATTCTACCTGGGGCGACCTATGTCCGACATGAATTAAATAGAGTTGAGAATTAAAAAGATTTTTAAGACGGACGGCTGTTTTAATTAACGGTAAACCGTTTGGCGAGAAAGTAATTGCTAATCCGATTTTTTTAAATATCATTTTACAATTCAGATTTTTGATTCAAATTAAGTAATTCTTTTATTATTGCCAATTAATACCAAATTCATATATATTTCAAGTAGAAGAAAGTGAATTTGGTTTTCTCCAGTTAATTAATGAAGCAGAGATTAAAAATATCGTTATTGATTATCGTCATTATCATTTTTCATCTATGAATAATGCCCGGAAAATATATCCGGGCATTTTATTTTATATAACATCTAAATGAAGTAAGATCCAATTAATTTTAAAAATTATGGTGAGAGATATGAACGAATTAACTCTTGATATTCTGGAAAGAGACACAAAAGTAGTATTACCGGAGAAATTGGTATTCGGGAAAGTCTACACTGACCACGTTTTCGAAATGGATTACGATCCCGAATTCGGCGGATGGCACAACGCAACAATTAAACCGTTCAGCAAAGTAGAACTTCACCCGGCGGCTATAGTTCTTCACTACGGACAATCGATATTTGAGGGACTTAAAGCATACAAACAGGTTGACGGAAGAATAGCACTTTTCCGTCCGGAAAAAAATATTGAGCGATTGAACCGTTCAGCAAAAAGAATGTGCATCCCGGAAGTTGATCCCCAATTCGTACTCAATTCCCTTCTGGAACTTATTAAGCTTGAACAGGACTGGATCCCAACAAAGCCTGGTCATTCTCTTTATATCCGTCCTGTAATGTTCGCTACCGAACCGTTACTCGGCGTTAGGGCATCAGAAACTTATAAACTGATTATTATGCTCAGTCCTGTCGGTCCTTATTATCCTGAAGGATTCCTTCCGGTTCCGATTCTTGTAACAGATAAGTATGTTCGCGCGGTAAGAAAAGGTATGGGAGAAGCAAAAACTGCAGGTAACTACGCAGCCGGAATGCTCGCTCAAAAAGAAGCTAAGAAAGAAGGATTTTCTCAAGTACTCTGGCTCGATGGTGTTGAACAAAAATTTGTTGAAGAGGTCGGGGCTATGAATATTTTCATCAGCTTTAAAGAT includes these proteins:
- a CDS encoding ABC transporter permease, with the protein product MIGLLSILGRKTLDFFQECGQVFKLLAEINRFAPSLFKNRKNFIYQMEHIGVNSIPLVMIIAVFTGAVAAWQAAYQLKGIAPLSFLGTATSRAIITELGPVLTAIVIAGRVGASIAAEIGSMKVTEQIDALDTMGISPVRFLATPRFFAAVTMMPVLVVFANAIAVIGAYFISNLFLGVSYNVFFESVRRYFEFSDLIFGLIKGMIFGGVTALLGCHIGFKTEGGAEGVGISTIRSFVLSSAMILIIDYVMWTLIF
- a CDS encoding cation:proton antiporter; the protein is MSIAETTVFLISLSVILLFARGFGELLRYFKQPVVMGEIIAGIILGPTILGTFFPETFNKLFNQSDTVTIALSGITLLGVVMLMLVSGLEIDLTLVIRQSRSAATISFLGVLFPFSLGFVAAYYFPEELGISELKMRLVYALFIGTALSITALPVVARTLMDLNIFKTEIGFSIITSAMINDLIGWIIFSILLGMMGVGSGHGLEFKSLIITIVIFVFVLLIILRKLIHYLLPLLEKYTSFPGGVLNFILIAGFIGAAFTEYIGIHAIFGAFIVGIAIGDSANLKEGTREIINQFVTNIFAPLFFVSIGLRINFIDNFDLSLVSIFILLSFIGKVSGSTLGAHLSGFNKYDSLTIGFGLNSHGAIEIVLGTIAFQAGLIDEKVFVALVIMALVTSISSAPIMSYFIKKGKEKSGFLSYLKTNNIIFSDAESKNEMITELCRIVSSGNKIDFQILYNEVIRREESMSTGLVNYLALPHARIVLNESIVAVGISRRGIEWDSLDKLPAKLIILLLTPKEKPEIQLQLLSEIAKKFADPGLINNLCEAKDQKDFVSKVKQLS
- a CDS encoding universal stress protein — encoded protein: MIFKKIGLAITFSPNGLPLIKTAVRLKNLFNSQLYLIHVGHRSPQVESQMNYLIENSGLTQESFHMIWQEGEPAKAILRAASENNIDLLIAGALEKESVIKYYLGSVARTIMREANCSVLIITSPIRESRPFKKFCVSVDFSSIGETTIKKSYEFARLEKAEEFILVKEFEVPGLAITVYDTGSTSDNEKRKLIWQKEEEEKLKLFAKELNLTGINYSTVALFGKQGWEARNFAKNNGSDLFVVPSPPKKLKFFDKLFQHDLEFVLSQLPCSLLIVRE
- a CDS encoding branched-chain amino acid aminotransferase, which produces MNELTLDILERDTKVVLPEKLVFGKVYTDHVFEMDYDPEFGGWHNATIKPFSKVELHPAAIVLHYGQSIFEGLKAYKQVDGRIALFRPEKNIERLNRSAKRMCIPEVDPQFVLNSLLELIKLEQDWIPTKPGHSLYIRPVMFATEPLLGVRASETYKLIIMLSPVGPYYPEGFLPVPILVTDKYVRAVRKGMGEAKTAGNYAAGMLAQKEAKKEGFSQVLWLDGVEQKFVEEVGAMNIFISFKDEVVTPALNGSILPGITRMSVIQLLKDWKYNINERLISIQEVVSGYESKTLQEIFGTGTAAVISSISKLKYNEKLLMFDESKPGELGTKLYEELTGIQYGKVEDKHGWLTYID